The genomic segment CGCCGAGTGCGCGGGTCAGCGCATCGACATCGGCGGGCGGGACCAACTCGGCGCAGGCGCCGTCGGTCCCGAGGACCTCGGGCAGCGCACCTACCCGGCTCGCGACGATCGGGGTACCACTCGACATCGCCTCCACGGCGGGCAGCGAAAACCCTTCGTAGAGCGACGGTATGCAGGCGACCTCGGCCGAGGCGAACAGGGCGGCCAACTCGGCATCGGTGAGCCCGCTGGAGATGTGGACAATGTCCGAGATCCCCAGTTCGGCGATGAGCTTGTGGGTGGGCCCGTTGGGTTCCACCTTGGCGACGAGCCGCAACTCGACATCGCGGTTCACCCGAGTCTTGGCGACCGCATGCAGCAGGGTGCTGACGCCCTTGAGCGGGGTGTCGGCGCTGGCGATCGCGATCACCCGGCCGGGCCGGCGTGGACCCAAATCCGGTTTGAAGAGCTCGGTGTTCACCCCCAACGGCACCACGTGCAGCTGTTCGGGCAAGACACCGAAATCGGAGATGATGTCGGCCGCGGACGACGACGAGACCGTCAAGAGCTCCGGGATCTGACGCGCCACTTGTTGCTGCATGTCCAAGAATCCATACCAGCGGCGTACCAACGGCTTTCGCCACCACTTAGCCGCGGCGACATCGAGGACCCGGTCACGGGTGATCGGGTGGTGCACGGTGGCCACGACCGGCATTCCGGTGGCGGCAATGGTCAACAGGCCGGTTCCCAGACTCTGGTTGTCGTGGACGACGTCGAATTCGGATGCACGCTCGGCCAACAGGCGCGCGGCGCGCAGCGTGAAAGTCCGCGGCTCGGGAAAGCCCGCCGTCCACACCGTCAGAAGTTCCCGGAGGTCGATCGAGTCGTGGATCTCGCTGGGGCGGGGGATTCGGAACGGGTCAGGCTCTCGGTACATATCGAGGCTTGGAACCTCGGTTAATCGCACCCGAGGATCGAGCAATTCCGGATACGGCTGCCCCGAGAACACTTCGACATCGTGACCAAGTTCCACCAGACCGTGGCTGAGATGTCGTATATAGACGCCCTGTCCGCCGCAATGGGTCTTACTACGGTAGGACAGCAAGGCAATTCGCATACTCAACTCTTCTTTGCTGGTTAACGAACGCGGAGGGCGCCGAATCCATTGCCGTCAACGGGCTCCCGAACTCCGTGACAGCAAACTGGACATGTGTCCAAACTATAGTTCGATCAGCTAATCGACGCAACGCGCCATCGGTGCCCTTCAATACTAGGTAGCGGCGATTTTCGTCCGTCGGCGAGGTCCGCTGGATAACTGTCCCCGATCGTGCGGAGCCAACCAAGAGTCGGAACATGTTGTGAGCCAATGGGCTGAGCAGTGCTGGACCCGACGGCATCTTTGTTTGCTGGGTTGTCGGCCAGTGGTGCCGCCGACGCATCAGCGATCGAACACGTCGGACAGGGCGTCGGAGACCATCTCCTCCGGGTCTTGGTCGATCTCGACATTCCGTAGCTCGCCCTCGATCGCGAGGGATGCGATGCCATGCACGAGCGACCAGAGCGGTCCGGCGATCTCGCGCGGCGCTCGGCCGCGCAGCAGCCCGGCGGCCTGGCATCCGGCGATCGCGTCAAGCAAGACTCCGAAGGCTTGACCTGCGGCGACAGCCAGGCTCGGATGCTTGGTCTTGTCGGTATCCGCGCCGAACATCACCCGGTACTGGTCCGGATGCCCGATGGCCCAGCGGACGTAAGCGCGGCCGATTTCGATCAGCTTGTCGGTCGGCCCTGACGCGGCCTCGGCGCCGACGGTCAATGTGGCGTGGAGGTCGAGAAATCCCTGCTCGGCAACGTTAGCGAGCAGGTGGGCCTTGTCGGTGAAGTGACGGTATGGCGCCGCAGCGCTGACGCCCGCGCGCCGGGCCGCCTCGGTCAAGGTGAAACCCTTTGGCCCCCGCTCGGCCACCAGCGACAGCGCGGCGCTGGTCAGCGCTCGTTTGAGGTCGCCGTGGTGGTAGCTGTCCCGGCGGGCCTTCGCCGTCGCCGGAGACTTCGTTCCAGACATGTTGACGACATTAACATGCGGCATTATGTTAATCGCATTCACATCTTCGAAAGGACGCGGAAATGTCATCTCAATCAAGGACCGGCTGGGCGGTGATCACGGGTGCCAGCTCCGGTTTCGGCGCAGTCTTCGCCGACCTGTTGGCCAAGCGCGGCTTGTCATTGCTGCTGGCCGGACGTGACCAGGACCGGCTCAACGCCGTCGCGCAGCAGGCCCGTCAGGCGGCACCCGTCGAGGTCGAACTGGTCGTCGGCGACCTCAGCACCGAGGCCGGCGTCGATGCTCTCGCGGCCCGCCTGGCGGGGCGGACGATCGAGGTGCTGGTCAACAACGCCGGGTTCGGCACGTACGGGCGATTTGCAGAACTGGACGCCGACCGCGAGCACGAGCTGGTGGCGGTCAATGTCGACGCTCTGGTCCGTCTCACCCACGCGGTACTGCCCGGCATGCTCGCCCGAGGTCGGGGCGGCATCCTCAACGTCGCCTCCACCATCGCGTTTCAGCCCGGCACCTATCAGGCCACCTACGGCGCCTCGAAGGCGTTCGTGCTGTCACTCAGCCAGGCCCTGTGGGCCGAATGCCGCGGCTCGGGCGTCACGGTGACCGCGTTGTGCCCAGGACCCTCCCGGACGGGATTCGTCGATGCGCTGGGATCGGATGTCTCGCACACCGCGATATACCGGCACCTGGCCACGCCCGAACCGGTAGCGGCCGCCGGGCTGCGGGCGCTCGACCGAGGCCGCGCCATCGCGGTTCCCGGGTGGCGCAACCGGATCATGACTGCCGGCGGCCGCTTCTCACCCGGTTGGCTTTCGGCATTAATCAGCGCCCGCATGCTGCGGCCCGCGGCCGCGACGACACACGCGAGCCGGTGAGGTGAGCGGCACAGTCTTCACCTTCGAGATCAACCGAACCACCAGCGCACCGGCGGCCACCCTGTTTCGCCTGGAGACCGACGGTGCCCGCGGTTAGGCGAAACCGCTTATCGTCCAATCGAGTTGGGAGCGATCGCCGACGAACAAGGCCACCGGCACATTTCCTGCCGATCGGGCCACCATTGCGGGCACGCGGCTACCAGGTTGAGATGCTGCTGACGCCCGACCCCCGCGGGCGGCACCGACATCCGCTGGACGGGATCCATCACCGAACATGTGCGCCGAACGGCCCAAGTTATGCGGATTCTGTCGCGTGGCGTGGTCGGTTGCCTGGTATACCGAATCGTGAAAGCCGCTGAGCGCCAGTAATTCACGTCACAGCGAACACCTTTTCTGTCGTCGACTCCGAATTGCTGGCAGTCACACGAGAATTCGGGAAGGGTGAACCGTTCGCCTCACCCGCGCGTGGCTAGATATCAAGCGCTATACCTAGCTGGGTGGAGGAGTGATCGTGAATGTTGCCCTAGAGCCGCGGTACGACGTCGTCGTCTGCGGGGCCGGGTCGTCGGGTTCGGTAATCGCTGGACGGTTGGCGGAAAATCCCGATGTCACCGTCTTGCTCTTGGAGGCCGGCGGCAGCGATGAGGTGCCCAGCGTAACCGAGGCCAAACAGTGGCCACTGAACCTGGGCACCGACCGCGACTGGGGATTTGCTTCGGAGCCCGATCCGGGGCTGAACGGCCGCTCGATCCCGTTTTCGATGGGTAGGGTGCTCGGTGGCGGTTCCAGCATCAACGTGATGATCTGGGCGCGCGGACATCGCAGCGACTGGGACCTTTTCGCGGCCGAATCCGGTGAACCGGCCTGGGGTTACGAGCCGGTCCTGGACTTGTACCGGCA from the Mycobacterium lentiflavum genome contains:
- a CDS encoding TetR/AcrR family transcriptional regulator gives rise to the protein MSGTKSPATAKARRDSYHHGDLKRALTSAALSLVAERGPKGFTLTEAARRAGVSAAAPYRHFTDKAHLLANVAEQGFLDLHATLTVGAEAASGPTDKLIEIGRAYVRWAIGHPDQYRVMFGADTDKTKHPSLAVAAGQAFGVLLDAIAGCQAAGLLRGRAPREIAGPLWSLVHGIASLAIEGELRNVEIDQDPEEMVSDALSDVFDR
- a CDS encoding SDR family NAD(P)-dependent oxidoreductase, with translation MSSQSRTGWAVITGASSGFGAVFADLLAKRGLSLLLAGRDQDRLNAVAQQARQAAPVEVELVVGDLSTEAGVDALAARLAGRTIEVLVNNAGFGTYGRFAELDADREHELVAVNVDALVRLTHAVLPGMLARGRGGILNVASTIAFQPGTYQATYGASKAFVLSLSQALWAECRGSGVTVTALCPGPSRTGFVDALGSDVSHTAIYRHLATPEPVAAAGLRALDRGRAIAVPGWRNRIMTAGGRFSPGWLSALISARMLRPAAATTHASR
- a CDS encoding glycosyltransferase family 4 protein, yielding MRIALLSYRSKTHCGGQGVYIRHLSHGLVELGHDVEVFSGQPYPELLDPRVRLTEVPSLDMYREPDPFRIPRPSEIHDSIDLRELLTVWTAGFPEPRTFTLRAARLLAERASEFDVVHDNQSLGTGLLTIAATGMPVVATVHHPITRDRVLDVAAAKWWRKPLVRRWYGFLDMQQQVARQIPELLTVSSSSAADIISDFGVLPEQLHVVPLGVNTELFKPDLGPRRPGRVIAIASADTPLKGVSTLLHAVAKTRVNRDVELRLVAKVEPNGPTHKLIAELGISDIVHISSGLTDAELAALFASAEVACIPSLYEGFSLPAVEAMSSGTPIVASRVGALPEVLGTDGACAELVPPADVDALTRALGELLDSPEKRRSLGKAGRARAVSVFSWEAVAAQTVRIYERAIARSALTEGELQC